Genomic window (Acomys russatus chromosome 2, mAcoRus1.1, whole genome shotgun sequence):
aaaaggtttaaaacCACTTTTGCTTATATACCAGCTTTGAGACCAGCCTTAGTAGGACTTAATTACCACTGTGTCTTGTACTATGTGCCAGGGCCCATGTGGCTAAGAAATCCATGCTGGCCTGGTGCATGCCGTTAATCCTAGTGTTTGGAAGGCAGGCGTGTGCATATAAACAGATATAGGACTTCGAGTGATCAACCCAACAGTGGCTGTGAACAGTGTTAGGAAATGAAAGCATCTTTATTAGAATCCCAGCGAGGAtcccttgtttattttctctgtttctttttgtcctttattATCAGAGACGGAAGCAAAAAAGGTGGAAGGATTTGATACGGTTCAGAAGCCAAGTTGCTATGTAAGACTAGGGTCCCTGTCCACGAAGCTCCGCGCCCGGGCCTATCAGCAGGCTCTCAGCAAGGTTAAAGATGCCAAGCAGAAAAGCCAGGAGACTATTTCTCAGCTCCATTCCACTGTTCATCTGGTGAGTATGCGGTCAGAAGGAGAGGGGCAGATATTACGACACTTAAGCATTTCAGTACTTGTAGgtaggcatggcagtgcatgactttaatctcattgttcaggaggcagaggcaggaggatctttgtgagtttgagaccagcttgttctacaaagtgagtctaggacaactaaggttacataaagaaaccttgtctcaggctggagagatggctcagaggttaagagcactgcctgttcttccaaaggtcccgagttcaattcccagcaaccacatggtggctcataatcatctataatgagatctggttcccttttctagcctgcaagtgtacatgcaggcagagcagtgtatacataatacataaataaatctttaaaaagaaagaaacaaagaaagaaaccttgtctcaaaaaaattttaaaaatacagccaggtggtggtggcccacacctttaatcccagcacttgggaggcagaggcaggtggatcgctgtgagttcaaggccagcctggtctacaaggctacacagagaaaccctgtctcaagaaaccaaaaaatacataaaaatgtaaaaataattatttcagtaTTGTATATGAATAGCCCAGTGGACAAGGGGAGAATGTTGAGGTGCCtctagaaaaggaaataaagctaGATCTCCTGGGGTGTTGAGTCCAGGCACCTCCCTGTCCTGTGGCATGAGCAGCATGTGATGCTGTCAGCAATGGGTCGGAGAGggaactgctgctgctgtgaacCTGTCCAGGACTCCAAGCTCTGAGAAGAGCAGCTTGtttgggctgcagagagaaagaggcctCAGTGGTTccgagcacttgttgctctcgcAGACGggtcaccagcacacacacagcagctcggaactgcctgtaactctagttccagggatctgacaccctgttctgacctctgagggcaccaggcacacacattgtgcacatacatacatgtagacatacactTACCACATAACATAAAAgaagtaagtctttaaaaataggaaaggaaaaagaaaaaaaatcactttcattgattgcagcactcagggagggagaggtaaTGGGagatctgtgactttgaggccagcccgatcaacatagcaagttctaggacagccagaactaagactttgtctcaaaaaactaaacaaacaaacaaacaaacaaatcaggcTATAGCTACAGGAGACCATAACAGTGCACGTCAAGTCGGGGTAGGTCTGTGCAACACACCACAATGGATTATTGTGAGCCATTAAAGATTGCCAAGTTAAAGAATGGCATGTACTGTACTGAATGCCAATCCTTCTGGGAAGAACAGGTAGCTGGTaacaaggaagaggaaggctgaattctttcctttttttttttttttttttttttttttgagacaacgtctTGTTATGCAgttcaggctggcccagaacagACCAAGCTAGCTCTAAACTTGTAACACTTCTCTTTCCtgtgcctccccagggctgggactacaggcatacaccaccatgcctggccttcttaCTCTTTAttccacccccccacacacacacacacacatccgtaccttttcttttaattctaatCTACCTTTCACGCAAATATAAACCTATTACATTTAACTTGGGCTAAACAGGAGACACATTTGACACCAGCAATTTAATAGTTGtgtagagggggctggagagatggctcagaagttaagagtactgcctgctcttccaaaggtcctgagttcaattcccagcaaccacatggtggctcacaaccatctgtaatggggtctggtgtcctcttctggcctgcaggtgtacatgcaggcagaacattgtatacataacaataaataaatctttaaaataaaaaaacagttgTGTAGAGAGGCAATAAAGAGCTACAGCTCTCATTAAATTCACCTGTGGTGCTGCAAGCGGATGAGGAATGAGTTGTCATGGTCACCTGTTCTGTCTCGTCACAGATTGAATTCGCCAGGAAAAATGTGCACAATGCCAACCAGAAAATCCAGGATGCTCAGGAGAAGCTCTGTGTCTCCTGGGTGGAGTGGATGAGAAGCATTGGCTATGATGACACTGACGAGTCCCACTGTGTGGAGGTAAGGTGACACACAGAACCCTTCCCTACGGTGTCTGGAGAAGTTTCCCTGCGGAATCTTCTATTGGCCCCACTCTGTGGCACAGATGTGGAACACCAGCTACTTGGGGTGTTGAGGCAGGAGGCTaacaggttcaaggccaacctgggcttatcatgaaaagagagaggggtTGATGAGAGGGGGTTGGTGAGACGGATAAGCAGATAAAGGCAcctggaacccacaaagtaggagaggaccaactccctCAGGTTCTCCTTTGACTTCTGCATAAGTGCACACAGTAAATGtagtttaaatctttttttttttttttttttaagtaaagagagggctggggatacagctcagcgGTGCATAGTACCTGCCTTCAAATGGGTGAGTCGATCTAGAAGAGATGAGGACACAGCTGAGAACTGACGATGTGAGAATTGACTACTATCAAAAGGATAAGCAAGGGCAGCTgggcacatctttgatcccagcacttgggaggcagaggcaggcagctcgatgtgagttcaaggccagcctggtctacaaagcaagtccaggacagccaaggctacaaaaagacaccctgtctcgaaaacaaacaagcaaacaaacaaaaaaccccaaataagcAAGGGCAATGTTCCAGTACCAGCTCAGCGTAACCGTAACCATACAGAACAGTTCTTTGTGTCTCCAGTGCCAGCGTGCCTCTGCAATCAGTAtcagctgtttgtttgttcatattGTATCTTCCTATCTTCCTATTTGGGAATAGACTATCTTAAATTATCAACAGGGAGCGTACATTTTGATTGTCTGCTCTCCCCTGTTTGCTGCTCTTCAGTTTAAGATCTGGCTTTTGCAGTCCCGAGTTCAAATCACCTACTTTGCCCACTGTTAATTGGGCAAATTCCTTGAACTGTACTACGCATCTGTTCCTAGATGTGAAATTGATTAGTGCCGCTGCATACAATATTGATATTAAAAAGTCAAAGAACTGGTTGGGGGTTTAGCTCAGTGCCAGAGCATTCCTCCTGGGGGAAGAACAAGCAAGCACTCAGGAGTTGGAGACGCTGTTTGTGCAGCAGACGTCTGCATGGCTACCTAGCCTGCTTAGTGTGCTTGGACTAACTCATATATAGCACCATTGGATCCACTGCTAATTctcatgtttgttttatttttagcacATCGAGTCACGTACCCTGGCTATCGCCCGCAACCTGACTCAGCAGCTCCAAACTACGTGCCAGACTCTCCTCTCCAACGTCCAAGGGTTACCACAGAACATCCAAGATCAGGCCAGACACTTGGGGGTCATGGCAGGCGACGTCTACTCGGCATTCCGCAATGCTGCCTCCTTTAAGGAAGTGTCTGATGGCGTCCTGACTTCCAGCAAGGGGCAGCTGCAGAAAATGAAGGAATCCTTAGATGATGTGATGGATTACCTTGTTAACAACACTCCTCTCAACTGGCTGGTAGGTCCCTTTTATCCTCAGTCTACCGAGTGTCAGAACGCAGAGGCAGACGAGACCAACCCGAAAATCCAGCAGTCTGAGCTCAAAACTCAGTAAACCTGTCCTTGTCACCAGTGCATGATGTGGCCAGTCAGGTGACACCCTCGGCTAAACTGAATTTAACGCACTAGATGGCTTTAGATGGTCATCCTCAGCTGAGTTATGGCCATGCCACAGCTGGTCCTGGCACATGAGTTCTTTTCACCTGGCTGGTTAGTGGAGCATGTTAGTTTTGTGAGAGCCTAGCTGGAACTTAAAAGCACAGGTGTACTTAACTGTCTTGACTGTGGCCTTTGTGTTGTTATCGGCTGTAAACGTCTGTCTGTACTGAATAAAGATTCATTCATGTGGCCTCTGCTCTGAACGGGCCTCTGCTCCTGTGTGGTCTCAGCAGGCTTCGTAATTGTCCCTGTCAAGGCGCGTGCTTGTGGACCTTGGATTTCGGTTTCTTATGCCCCATGAAGAAACGTCTTTGGAGTCAATAAAACTCCCAGCAGGATAGAGCACTTTGTCACTTTGTCGCGTGCGCTTTGTGTGTTGCTTTCTTTGACCAGCTTGACCTGCCTGACATTGTTAAGCACATACATGGATTCCAGTTGGCCTGTTTGGGGAGTTCAGCAGGGTGACAGCATTAGAGGACAAAGTCTGATAGGAGATTTCAAATGAATTTAAAGCTCATATGAGGCTGAGCACATTGTTGCTGCTACTCAGAGGGTGATGGGAGAAGATCACTTGAACCCAGGAATTAGAGAACCCCCTGGGCATCAGCGAAGACCTCATAGAAGGAACAAGGGTCCAgcaaaaggtgcttgctgccaagcctgatgacctgagttcaagacccacccacatggtagagggagagaaatgactcTGAATGTTGTTCTCTGAGTTCCttatgcacaagcatgcacacaaacacaaacacacacacacacacacacacacacacacacacacacacacacacacgcaggccaGGGATGTggtataggcctttaatccctagTGCCCTTCGATgacagtcaggtggatctctggtctacagagcgagttgtaggacagccaggcctacataaaccctgtgtccaaagcaagaacaaaaacacaataaaagtGTGCagtgtcttaatttttaaaaaataaattataaaaaaggggcaactggagagatggctcaagggttaagacaCTAgggaggttcaattcccagcatacacGTGACAGCCCACAACTGTTAACTCCAGTCCTAAGAGGGTCCAATACACATAGTATACAGACACAGAGTAGACTGAATACCcaattatataaaatagaataaaaatggaagaaaaacatgacaCTATCTTAAGAAGCCAGAAAGCAGTCTATGGTTATCCTCCCCCATATACTCTTCTGAGCCTGAAAAAGTAAAAactcaacagaaacaaaaaaaaaaaaagagcagggcgtggtgccatggtggcacaagcctgtaatcttaGCCTATAGGAAATGAAGAGAATCCAAGACTATTCCCAGTGTGGTGgtgactgtaaccccagcactccgagGCACAGGCAATGCAATCTCTCAGTTTGGAGGCCTGGGTTACGTAAgttcttgtctcagaaaaacaaaacaaagggaaaagtTGCTCATGTGTATATTAGAAGGTTATTGGGTGGCAGTTGTTCATTTGCCAATTTATCTAACCCATGAGaggattttaaaacatttcttttagatttcctaTGCGTGCTTGAGAAGTTTTtggctgcatgcatgtgtgtgtgctatgtgcagGTCCCCTAGAGCTGGATCTATAATTATGAGGCaacctgtgggttctgggaatcaaaccccaggCCCGATGTGAGGGGGAGGCAGTGCTCTCAACAGCTGGGCCTTCTCTCTGTCCACTCCTGTCCCCAGCAATATGTAAGCCAAGAAAAGgtcctgtaacacacacacacaaaaaaaaaaaggacaggaagcAATTGGGCAGTTTGTACTGCTTTCCCTGAAAGAtggtagagttttgttttgttttgttttttccccaagagCCCAGTTAAAAAgtcacagtgaggggctggagagatggagcactgctcttccagaggtcctgagttcaattcccagcaaccacatggtggctcacaaccatctataatatgatctgatgccctcttctgacttccaggtGTACActcaggcagggcactgtatacataattataaataaataaatctttaaaaaaaaaaaagtcacagtgaGATTGCTCAGTTTCCACTTTGCCTGGATAACTGGCAATATCTGAGTGAGAAAGCAACTTCAGTCACTGTGTGAGGCACccataggaaaataaaagaagtctGAGGAATCTGCTGATGGTATCGCGGCATCTAGTCCCTCTAAGGGTGGCCTGTTGTTTAGGATTGTCATGAATCTCCTTAGCACAAACTGCAGTCTCATCAAACTTTCAAAACTGCGAATGCAGGCTGCGGttgcagctcagctggtagactGAGTTCCTGACATGCACTAAACCCTGGCTTCAATCCCTAACACCTCATAAACTAGGTGTGTGCACTCCTGTGATCCTAGCCTTCTGGAGGGGCtagcaggaagatcacaagttcaagatcaCCCATCGTTATGTAGTAAGTTCAGAGAAGCTTAAGGtattttctcccccacccctcccagagacagggtttctctgtgtagccttggctgtactggactcgctttgtagaccaggttggcttcacagcgacccacctgcctctgcctcccagagtgctgggattagaggcatgcaccaccacaccccatgCCTAAAGTATTTTCAAGACAGCAAATTCCAGGGCCTGGAGGATGACACATTGattaagcactggctgctcttgcagagaacctccTGGGTTCCATTCTTAGCACTCACATGAAGGCTCACATGCTTAAAGCCCAATTGCAGGGTatccgacgccctcttctggcaactATGGCTGTTGCGTGCACATGAGCATGCAATCAAGCAAAATGCTCCCatgcataaagtaaaaatacttttaaaaatagagtgcttttaaaaaagaaagcaaattctaGAGCCACAGGCTCTGCCTCTCAGGCTAAGAAGTGAGCAGGGCTGCCTATCCCTAGAACCAAGCTCCCAGAAGGTTGTCTCTTCCCCTGCTCAGCCCTTCCAGTGAAAACAAGAAAGAGTAGCCAGAAAGCCGGctgctgtggtgcacacctgtaatcccagtacttgggtggggagtagaggcaggcaaatctctgagttcaaggcttgcctggtcGACAgaatgagttacaggacagccagggctacccagagaaaccctgccttggaaaacaaaacgggcttgagagatggctcagtcgttaagagcattggttgttcttctcaaggatctgagttcaaatcccagcacccacatggcagctcacaactgtctgtaactccagatccggGGGCAGGGGGGTTGACTCCCTTACGgacacatacaagcaggcaaaccacaaatgtacataaaataaaaataaatcatttaaaaaacaaaacaaaccccaaacaacacccccaccccaaaaccaaccaaccaaccacatactcccctacacacacatacactcaaacaaaacaaaacagcaagaaagAGCATGTGACTTTACCTGCGTCCTTGTTGTTGGGGCTGGGACCCCCTGGCGTCCTGGCAATTGTCTTTGGCAGTTATAGACCTTCTGGTTTCAGGTAAGGTAGAttgttcattgttttgttttggtttttgctgtttttttttttgagatgcagTCTTATTGTGCTGCCTAAACTGGCCCAACTCCTGGACTgaagcaatcctcctgactcagccttcgGGGTACAGGAGCTATAGATGTGTGATACTACCCCTGGCATGGAAAACTCATATGTGATAACTGCATTGCGTGGTTTTTCCTTGTTAAGACTGATCTTGCTACACAGCTCTGGCCACCTTCAGTCTTCTGAGGGCtgtataggcatgtgtcacaatACTGGCTACTTAATTCTCCAAAGTATACTCGTGCATTTCTCCATTACGAGACTTCGGTGCTGACTAAATTGATTATGAAAGGGAGATGGGTTTGAAATTTATTCTTCCTGAGCAACAGAATGCAGACTAGAGCCAGGTGTTGCGGCTCtgtactcctagcacttgggaggcacaagcaggcagatcactgtgggttcaaggccagcctggtccacaaagtgagctctaggacagctaaagctacaccgAGAGACATTGCTtccaagagaacaaaacaacatcaaagcCAGACTACAGTGCAGATCACTTTTAGAAGAAGCCTCTGCTGTTTATCATGACCTATGAATACTGGTTGTGgttttgtctgcctgtgtctttGTTTAGGGAATTTGTGCAAGTATGCTTTTTATTGGCTTATCAATGTTTGGTGTCTTCAAATCTTGCTTCACTGTGGCATAAACTGACAGAAACTTTAGTTTTAGCAGATTTCCTAACATGATCTCTTACCATGGCAGCTCAGTAAGTAATAGTTGCATGAGCTCTAGTGTGGCAAGCCTGAGTGAAGAACTCTGTACTAGAGCGGGACATGGcagccacgcctttaatcccagcactcctgggggGCAGAgccaggccaatctctgtgagtttaagaccagcctggtctacaaagtgagtccaggacagccaaggctacacagagagaccctgtctcaaaaaaagcgaacaaaaacaaaaacagaaacaaaaaagacctcTGTGGTTAGTCttgtgcaaaaacaaaaacaaaacaaaacaaaagctcaaccaaccaaccaatcagccAAAAcccccaagcaaacaaacagctcAAGAGACTGTGCAGTTCTGCTCATTAATCTCtttagtttccttatttttttacaGATCAATGACGCCTCTATAGATGGACATGAAGTATTGAAGATAAGGGtatcttcaatattttaaaaattaatttcttttgcattttgGTTAGGCATGCCTTTAGCTCCAGCAATAGGGAAGTAGaagtaagtggatctctgagttccaggccagcctggtttacaaagctagtccaggatagccaaggctacacagagaaaccctgaaacaaagaaagaaaaaaaaaattaagagtctCATTATGTTCCCAAGCTAGACTTGGGTTCgagtagttttgctttgttttcccatcAGCCTCCCCAAAAGTTCAGACTGTGGAAGACACAAGTCACTATACCCATTTGTATGATCTTCACTAGCTTGCACTAGAGGTATGAGAACACCATCTGTGGGACAATGACACGTATGTCTCTAACTGGAAAGCACAGGTAAATTCAGAATACCAGGGCatagttgggcggtggtggcacatgcctttaatctcagcacttgggaggcagaggcaggcagatcactgtgagttcgaggccagcctggtctacaagtgagtccaggacagccaaggctacacagagaaatcctgccttggggggatgggggagaataCCAGGGCATGATTAGGGAAAACACATCTCCTCTGCCAAGACATTTAAGGCACTGAAGAGTAGTGAAGTAAGAAGAGGAACTAAAACGTGGGTTATTCTCGATACTCCTAAAGTGTTAGTCCCAGGGAAGGGACAAGGAGTGCAGGTCTTTAAGGAGCCAAGTCTACCTGGTGCCTGGGAAAGCAggtgtgggaggagaggagcctcTCACCAGCTGGAGCTTCCTTGGCTCCCATGGGCCGGCTGGACGTCAGATCTGATGTAGGTCCAGGCAGAACGCTATATTGAGGCCTTTATCTGTGATGGTCTTGGGAGGTGTCTTTGACCCAGTAAGCTTAAGTGTTCATAGCTGTGTCTCAAGGAAACCTTCAGGCTATAGGTGTACACTTTCCAAAGAGGTGTTATGTGACAGTATattctgtgactttttaaaatggctGCGTGGTAAAGCTCATTCCTACATCTCTTGCTTCTTCCGGAGATTCTGATATGGTCCTCTCACCCTGAGCTGTAGAAGTTAGTAGCTAAATTATTTCTGGGATAATCTCGGGGCTTATTGGCAGGGGTTTTGgtgcaggctagcctcaaatgcatggcaatcctcttgcccTAGTCAACTTATTGCTAGGATTACACAGGCTTTCACAACCACTCTGACAAGAGGAGGAGGCCTTTTAACTTAAATTCACTATCTACTTGGAGGTGAGCTATAAGGCAAGGTTGGGgttcaggaggaaaaggccagatTGGAATCACACCCTCAGTTAGTGGTGAAATGGTGACCGATGACAGGCTGGCTGTGCGCTGATGGATTTAACCCATAAGAATGATGCTTGGCACAATACATGTTCAGAGAGGTGTCAGCTAGATGACCATTTAAAGTGACAGGAAGGGGGTGAGGGATGATGCTTATGTTTCAGAGTGGGGTAGACAGaagttttcctccctccctccctccctccctccctccttccttccttccttccttttctctgttcttgaTAAGGTTTTGTTAAGTAGCCCAGTCTTGTTTTGAACTCAGTATGTGCTGACCCCACTCTccatcttcctcagccttccaagtgtcAGGACTATaagatgtgccaccatgcccagctgagactCCTCTCTTACACTTGCTTAAACTGGACCCCCAGACTAGAAAGAAGCAGGGCATAGTAAGACACAAAGCTTTGAATCTCACACAAAAACCTAGTCTTCATAGAGAAGGAACCTTCTAGACTGTCAGCTTGGTACTTATCTCACGAAAGTTCTGGTGGAGAGAGCCATACAAGACATTGGGCCCATATCTGGTTTTGTTtagtggtttgtttttcaagacagggtttctctatgtggccttggctgtcttggactttgtaggccagactggcctgaactcacagaaatccacttgcctctgcctccctaagtgctgggattaaaggcatgcaccaccatgcctggcttaggccCATATCTGTATTCTGGCTTGAtaattaaacatacacacacacacacacacacacacacacacacacacacacacacaccaaaaaacaaaaaagcaaaaaaactgcTTTGTATACTTATTGGGTAGAAACAATAAGAATATGAAAGCAGCTACTGTGCATGTATGTTACATATGATGTATATGTAGCATCACTAACAAAGTAATAGTATATGAGCTCTGCCCTTGTGtcaaaataaagaacagaaatttttATGCCCTTAGAAGAAGATTGCCAGTGAATATTTTATAATGGTCCACTATAGAATGCTGCCACTAGTGGCTCAGGCTACTAATTATTAGTAGCTGAGGCTACTaattcttttaaaggtttatttatttattaagtatacagtgctctccctgcatgtacacttgaacACCAAaaggggacaccagatctcactatagatggttgtgagccaccatgtggttgctgggaattgaactcaggaagtttGGAAGAActgtttggaagaacagacagtgctcctaacctctgagccatctctccggtccctctttcttttttctttttcttttcttttcttttcttttttttttttaatcttgagacagggttcctctgtgtagccctggctgtcctagaactcactttgtagaccaggctggcctcaaatttacagtgattcccccttcctctgtctcccgagtgctgggatggtCTTCACTTCTAAAGGGCATTCTTAAATGCTCCTAATGTAGGTGATCTGATGACCACattttgagaaacaaataaaatatgaagcaAATGATTTTAATCTGAAACAAACATAGGGTGAgtttatgttatgtatataggTAACATTGAGTTATCTATagtccttaaacacacacacacacacacacagagagagagagagagaga
Coding sequences:
- the Plin2 gene encoding perilipin-2 isoform X2, which produces MAEKGVKTVSSVAVTSALPVIQKLGPQIAVANTYACKGLDRIEERLPILNQPTTEIVANAKDAVTGAKDAVTTTVAGAKDSVTNTITGMVDRTKEAVTGGVEKTKSVVNDSINSVLGSRMVQLVSSGVENALTKSELLVDQYLPLTQEELETEAKKVEGFDTVQKPSCYVRLGSLSTKLRARAYQQALSKVKDAKQKSQETISQLHSTVHLIEFARKNVHNANQKIQDAQEKLCVSWVEWMRSIGYDDTDESHCVEHIESRTLAIARNLTQQLQTTCQTLLSNVQGLPQNIQDQARHLGVMAGDVYSAFRNAASFKEVSDGVLTSSKGQLQKMKESLDDVMDYLVNNTPLNWLMLELTAIDLTSETDEVPDIIPLEEED
- the Plin2 gene encoding perilipin-2 isoform X1, translating into MAEKGVKTVSSVAVTSALPVIQKLGPQIAVANTYACKGLDRIEERLPILNQPTTEIVANAKDAVTGAKDAVTTTVAGAKDSVTNTITGMVDRTKEAVTGGVEKTKSVVNDSINSVLGSRMVQLVSSGVENALTKSELLVDQYLPLTQEELETEAKKVEGFDTVQKPSCYVRLGSLSTKLRARAYQQALSKVKDAKQKSQETISQLHSTVHLIEFARKNVHNANQKIQDAQEKLCVSWVEWMRSIGYDDTDESHCVEHIESRTLAIARNLTQQLQTTCQTLLSNVQGLPQNIQDQARHLGVMAGDVYSAFRNAASFKEVSDGVLTSSKGQLQKMKESLDDVMDYLVNNTPLNWLVGPFYPQSTECQNAEADETNPKIQQSELKTQ